Proteins encoded by one window of Rutidosis leptorrhynchoides isolate AG116_Rl617_1_P2 chromosome 7, CSIRO_AGI_Rlap_v1, whole genome shotgun sequence:
- the LOC139858952 gene encoding uncharacterized protein yields MPEYFSYISQRFEAIGMPTLQKCTSAIRQLTYGTAPDMWDEYLQMSEQTSILCLDYFCMCVITLYKSEYMRSPNAHDVARLYIAHEEIHGFRGMLGSIDCMHWEWRNCPVALKGQYTLDDHKKPTLMLEAIASYDFWISHVFFGMTGSNNDINVLNQSPIFDKLKNGTFSSAPCKLKLNYVDFCCDVLNVVILI; encoded by the coding sequence ATGCCAGAATATTTTAGTTACATTTCTCAACGTTTTGAGGCTATCGGTATGCCTACATTACAAAAATGTACGTCGGCTATACGCCAATTGACTTATGGAACCGCTCCCGATATGTGGGATGAATATTTGCAAATGAGTGAGCAAACATCAATACTATGTCTAGATTACTTTTGTATGTGTGTTATTACTTTGTACAAAAGTGAATACATGCGATCTCCGAATGCACATGATGTTGCTAGATTATATATTGCACACGAGGAGATACATGGTTTTAGGGGTATGCTCGGGAGTATAGATTGTATGCACTGGGAATGGAGGAATTGTCCTGTTGCTTTAAAAGGACAATACACTCTGGATGATCACAAGAAACCGACCCTTATGCTTGAAGCAATTGCTTCATATGACTTTTGGATTTCACATGTTTTTTTTGGGATGACGGGTTCCAACAATGATATTAACGTTTTGAACCAATCACCTATATTTGATAAACTTAAGAACGGAACATTTTCATCCGCACCATGTAAACTTAAGCTTAACTATGTGGATTTCTGCTGTGATGTATTAAATGTTGTGATTTTaatataa